The following are encoded in a window of Roseimaritima ulvae genomic DNA:
- a CDS encoding FmdB family zinc ribbon protein — translation MPLYEYDCKTCQHSVEVLLNRSDEQPECPECGGHQLERLLSVPATPSVRSGVSLPTASQDCGAPRCCGGGGCQI, via the coding sequence ATGCCGCTTTACGAATACGACTGCAAAACCTGTCAGCACAGCGTCGAAGTATTGTTGAACCGCAGCGATGAACAGCCCGAGTGTCCGGAGTGTGGCGGGCACCAGCTAGAGCGTTTGTTGAGCGTCCCGGCGACCCCCTCGGTCCGCAGTGGGGTGTCGCTGCCAACCGCATCACAAGACTGTGGCGCACCACGCTGCTGCGGTGGCGGTGGCTGCCAGATCTGA
- a CDS encoding NAD(P)H-hydrate epimerase, protein MTTNTSLLRDQVRNVDRVAIEEYGMSGLVLMENAGRGAAEIIAPLLAGRRPLILCGKGNNAGDGYVIARHLQLLGCAPLIVQLVDPNELSGDAAANWAIAQHAEIPTRVAAGDALPEVLPEIEAAHAIVDAMLGTGASGPLREPYVAATTAANASTALRIAIDLPSGLDCDSGVPPGACFKAQRTLTFVASKRGFDNPDAKPWTGQVSVVPIGIPLRLLQSVMA, encoded by the coding sequence ATGACTACCAATACGTCTCTACTTCGCGACCAGGTCCGCAACGTCGACCGGGTGGCGATTGAAGAATACGGGATGAGCGGCCTGGTGCTGATGGAGAATGCGGGCCGTGGTGCCGCCGAAATCATCGCGCCCCTGCTGGCTGGCCGGCGACCGTTGATCCTATGTGGTAAAGGAAACAACGCCGGCGACGGCTATGTGATCGCTCGCCACCTGCAACTGCTCGGCTGCGCCCCACTGATCGTCCAACTGGTCGATCCCAACGAATTAAGCGGGGACGCGGCGGCCAATTGGGCGATTGCCCAGCACGCGGAAATCCCCACGCGAGTGGCGGCCGGCGATGCGCTTCCAGAGGTGCTGCCCGAAATCGAAGCGGCGCACGCGATCGTCGACGCGATGCTGGGAACGGGCGCCAGCGGGCCGTTGCGGGAACCCTACGTGGCGGCGACGACAGCGGCCAACGCCTCGACAGCACTAAGGATCGCGATCGACCTGCCCAGTGGCCTCGACTGTGACTCGGGCGTGCCGCCGGGAGCCTGTTTCAAAGCCCAGCGGACGCTGACCTTCGTGGCCTCCAAACGAGGCTTCGATAATCCGGATGCGAAACCGTGGACGGGCCAGGTTTCGGTCGTTCCGATCGGGATACCGCTGCGGTTACTGCAGTCGGTGATGGCTTAA
- a CDS encoding DUF6800 family protein produces the protein MAGTERRRELRRRRQRVVKTRQLIERVKKGTMDKETAVRKLRRLTTGADVIIEREKLAS, from the coding sequence ATGGCCGGAACCGAACGCCGTCGTGAACTGCGCCGTCGCCGTCAACGTGTCGTCAAAACTCGTCAACTGATCGAACGCGTCAAAAAAGGCACGATGGACAAAGAAACCGCCGTGCGGAAACTGCGCCGTCTGACCACCGGTGCCGACGTGATCATCGAACGCGAAAAGCTGGCTTCTTAA
- the topA gene encoding type I DNA topoisomerase has translation MVKSTGKALVIVESPAKARTISKFLGKNYQVEASIGHVRDLPGGKKDMPEKYKSEDWAYLGVNVDEGFEPVYIVPDEKKKQVKKLRDALKEADELYLATDEDREGEAISWHLQELLKPKVPVHRLVFHEITKEAIEAALASPRSIDDGLVDAQETRRILDRLYGYDVSQLLWRKIGRGLSAGRVQSVAVRVIVERERERMAFHSATYWDLEAIFETGKPQSFPATLTHVGDRKIPSGKDFDPDTGLLKNPQLLQMDQQAAEALAEKLQSADFAVASVENKPYTERPKAPFTTSTLQQEANRKLGLTARNAMRAAQKLYENGYITYMRTDSTMLSNEAVKAARELVQSEYGENFLHASVRTYASKVKNAQEAHEAIRPAGTVFRKPESLRGELNKDEFRLYDLIWKRTVACQMADAKKRRTTVVIKGGDATFQASGTSIEFEGFLRAYVEGSDDPEAELADKETLLPAVEQGEALSAKNLNPKDHSTKPPARYSEAALTRILEEKGIGRPSTYASIIETIQARDYVYKKGGALVPSWTAFSVVRLLETHFGALVDYEFTAQMEDFLDAISRKEAERLAYLKEFYFGEDQRGIGLKPKLTAKIDEIDPRLTAMFSLGTPQSGEHREEVFVRVGKFGPFLEQGERRGSIPDGLPPDEMNLEKALELIESSSRDDEPLGNHEETGKPIYLKVGRFGPYVQLGENDDEEKKNKSIPKMVAPENVTLELAHQLLALPRNLGEYAELEADIEANDGRYGPYIRCGKETRSLPAGMSPLEVTREQAIELLKQPKTRGRAAPKEPIKVFDDPSPVTENPVRLLEGRYGPYVTDGDTNASLPKGTVPEELTFNEALDLLAERAAKAPKKKKKAKKKTAKATKKKAAKKKAAKKKTAKKKTAKKKTAKAKKATKKGTVKKP, from the coding sequence ATGGTAAAATCCACTGGCAAGGCATTGGTGATCGTCGAATCGCCCGCCAAGGCGCGAACTATCTCCAAATTCCTTGGAAAGAACTACCAGGTGGAAGCCAGTATTGGCCACGTCCGCGATTTGCCCGGTGGTAAAAAGGACATGCCCGAAAAGTATAAATCGGAAGACTGGGCTTACCTGGGGGTTAACGTCGACGAGGGCTTCGAACCGGTGTATATCGTGCCGGACGAAAAAAAGAAGCAGGTCAAGAAACTCAGAGACGCGCTGAAAGAAGCCGACGAGCTGTATCTGGCGACGGACGAAGACCGCGAAGGGGAAGCGATCAGCTGGCACCTTCAGGAATTGTTAAAACCCAAAGTGCCGGTCCACCGTTTGGTGTTCCACGAAATCACCAAAGAGGCCATCGAAGCCGCTCTGGCCTCCCCCCGTTCGATCGACGACGGTCTGGTCGATGCCCAGGAAACCCGCCGCATCCTCGACCGCTTGTACGGTTACGACGTGTCGCAACTGTTGTGGCGAAAGATCGGTCGCGGCTTGTCCGCCGGTCGCGTGCAAAGTGTGGCCGTGCGGGTGATCGTCGAACGCGAACGCGAGCGGATGGCGTTTCATTCGGCCACCTACTGGGACCTGGAAGCGATTTTCGAAACCGGTAAGCCGCAAAGTTTTCCGGCGACGCTGACCCACGTCGGCGATCGCAAAATTCCCTCCGGCAAAGATTTTGATCCCGACACCGGCTTGCTGAAAAATCCGCAACTGCTGCAGATGGACCAGCAAGCGGCTGAAGCCTTAGCGGAAAAACTGCAGTCCGCCGACTTTGCCGTCGCCAGCGTCGAAAACAAACCCTACACCGAACGCCCCAAAGCTCCGTTTACCACCAGCACGTTGCAGCAGGAGGCCAACCGCAAGCTGGGCCTGACGGCTCGCAACGCCATGCGGGCCGCTCAGAAACTGTACGAAAACGGTTACATCACCTACATGCGTACCGACAGCACGATGCTGTCCAACGAAGCCGTCAAAGCGGCTCGCGAGTTGGTGCAAAGCGAATACGGCGAGAACTTCTTGCACGCTTCGGTACGCACCTACGCCAGCAAGGTGAAGAACGCCCAGGAGGCTCACGAAGCGATCCGGCCGGCCGGCACCGTGTTCCGCAAACCGGAATCGCTGCGAGGCGAATTGAACAAAGACGAATTCCGGCTGTACGACCTGATCTGGAAACGGACCGTCGCCTGCCAGATGGCCGATGCCAAAAAACGCCGCACCACGGTGGTCATCAAAGGCGGCGATGCCACGTTCCAGGCCAGTGGAACCAGCATCGAATTCGAAGGTTTCCTGCGGGCTTACGTTGAAGGCAGCGACGACCCGGAAGCCGAATTGGCGGACAAAGAAACCCTGCTGCCGGCAGTCGAACAGGGCGAAGCCTTATCGGCTAAGAATCTGAACCCCAAAGACCACTCCACCAAACCTCCGGCGCGGTACAGCGAAGCCGCTCTGACGCGGATCCTGGAAGAGAAAGGCATCGGCCGGCCCAGTACCTACGCCTCGATTATCGAAACCATCCAGGCCCGCGACTACGTCTACAAGAAAGGCGGGGCGCTGGTGCCCAGTTGGACGGCGTTTAGCGTGGTGCGACTGCTGGAAACCCACTTCGGCGCCCTGGTCGATTACGAATTCACCGCCCAGATGGAAGACTTTCTGGATGCCATCAGCCGCAAAGAAGCCGAACGGCTGGCTTATCTGAAAGAGTTCTATTTCGGCGAAGATCAACGCGGCATCGGCTTGAAGCCCAAGCTGACGGCGAAGATCGACGAAATCGATCCGCGGTTGACGGCCATGTTCTCGCTGGGCACGCCGCAGTCGGGCGAGCATCGCGAAGAGGTGTTTGTACGCGTCGGCAAATTCGGCCCGTTTTTGGAACAGGGCGAGCGACGAGGCAGCATTCCCGATGGCTTGCCGCCCGACGAAATGAATCTGGAGAAAGCGCTGGAGCTGATCGAGTCGTCCTCTCGCGATGACGAACCGTTGGGCAACCATGAGGAAACCGGAAAGCCGATCTATTTGAAGGTCGGGCGGTTCGGGCCCTATGTCCAACTGGGCGAAAACGACGACGAAGAGAAAAAGAACAAGTCGATCCCCAAGATGGTGGCGCCGGAAAACGTCACTCTGGAATTGGCGCATCAACTGTTGGCATTACCCCGCAACCTGGGCGAATACGCCGAACTGGAAGCCGACATCGAAGCCAATGACGGACGCTACGGACCCTACATCCGCTGCGGCAAAGAAACCCGTTCGTTGCCCGCCGGCATGTCGCCGTTGGAGGTGACCCGTGAGCAAGCCATCGAATTGCTCAAACAACCCAAAACCCGCGGTCGGGCGGCACCCAAAGAACCGATCAAAGTCTTCGACGACCCGTCGCCGGTGACCGAGAACCCGGTCCGCTTGTTAGAGGGACGCTATGGGCCGTATGTGACCGACGGCGACACCAACGCCTCGCTGCCCAAGGGAACCGTGCCCGAAGAATTGACCTTCAACGAGGCCTTGGATCTGTTGGCCGAACGGGCCGCCAAGGCGCCGAAGAAAAAGAAGAAGGCCAAGAAGAAGACCGCCAAGGCGACCAAGAAGAAAGCTGCCAAGAAGAAAGCTGCCAAGAAGAAGACGGCCAAAAAGAAAACCGCCAAGAAAAAAACGGCGAAAGCGAAAAAGGCGACCAAAAAAGGCACCGTCAAGAAGCCCTGA